AAAGTTCAAACTCATTCAAGCTTTTGATAAATATATATGAAATCACTTTACCAAAACATCATTGAAACATAGTATATACACGATAACCCAACACAAATCACAATTTTCAAGTTATTACATACAAGACACCATTGTTATACATCAATATGAAACTAATAACGTGTCTATAAAAAACATATTCAATCTGAAATAAATGTTGTTGATGTTATAAATTTTCTTTCACTGAGTATCGACATGGAATTCCTATGAAAAATGGACAAGATACCGTATTAAAAGAAGATAGAGATTTTATCGATGATAAATCAGCCGCTCTGCTTCTACATGCTCCCACTCATCCTCGTATTATTTTACGTATCATCGGGCTATTTTTTATTTTAGCGATCGCTTGGGCATCTTGGGCCAAAATCGATAAAGTGACCACAGGTTCTGCCAAAGTGATTCCCTCTTCACAATTGCAAGTGGTGCAAAATCTCGAAGGCGGAATTGTTAAACAAATGCTGGTCAAAGAAGGGCAATCGGTTGAGAAAGGTCAGAAATTATTACTCATCGACGACACGCTTTTCCAATCCAATTTTCGGGAAAAAAGCCAAGACATGGCCAGCCTCACCGCTGATAGCCTGCGCTTACATCAACTTATCAATAATATAAAAATCAACCACACCGGAAAAACATGGCAAGATAAAGTGCAACTTTCCACTCAACCTTTAACTTTTGATGCCGAGTTTCTCCAGCAGCACCCCAAACTGGTGCAACAGCAACAAAATGAATATCGCGATGTGATGATTAACTTACAAAATCAGCTCAACGTCACGGCGCAACAAATCAAACAAAAACAACAAGAACAAAGTGAAACAAGAAGCCGAATTTCCAACCTAGCCAGTAACTACAAAATTATTCAGCGTGAATACAATATGACCAAACCGTTAGCTGAAGATGGCGTTGTACCTGAAATCGAAATTTTGCAATTACAGCGCTCAATGAATGATAGCTTAAGAGACCTCACTTCTGCTCGAATGAAGTTGCCGGTTATCGAATCAGAAATTCAAGAAGCCACCTATAAGTACATTAATATTGCCTCTGATTTTCGCGCCAAAACTCAACAAGAGTTAACCGATACCACCAATAAACTGTCGAGCATGACGGAAGTACAAGTTGGGTTACAAGATAAAGTCAGCCGTACTGTAGTCACCTCTCCGGTGAAAGGCACCATACAAAAAATCCATGTCAATACGGTGGGTGGCGTCATTCAACCGGGTATGGATCTGATTGAAATTGTCCCCACCGAAGACACACTTTTGGTTGAAACAAAAATAGCGCCGCAAGATATCGGCTTTCTCCATCCCGGACTGAAGGCCATTATTAAATTTACCGCC
This Vibrio aphrogenes DNA region includes the following protein-coding sequences:
- a CDS encoding HlyD family type I secretion periplasmic adaptor subunit, which encodes MKNGQDTVLKEDRDFIDDKSAALLLHAPTHPRIILRIIGLFFILAIAWASWAKIDKVTTGSAKVIPSSQLQVVQNLEGGIVKQMLVKEGQSVEKGQKLLLIDDTLFQSNFREKSQDMASLTADSLRLHQLINNIKINHTGKTWQDKVQLSTQPLTFDAEFLQQHPKLVQQQQNEYRDVMINLQNQLNVTAQQIKQKQQEQSETRSRISNLASNYKIIQREYNMTKPLAEDGVVPEIEILQLQRSMNDSLRDLTSARMKLPVIESEIQEATYKYINIASDFRAKTQQELTDTTNKLSSMTEVQVGLQDKVSRTVVTSPVKGTIQKIHVNTVGGVIQPGMDLIEIVPTEDTLLVETKIAPQDIGFLHPGLKAIIKFTAYDFTNYGGLDGTLETISADTIQDEEGNSFYLVRIRTDNNSLTDSTGDNLPIIPGMTASADIITGKRTVLDYLLKPILKAKQTALRE